One genomic region from Hydrogenimonas thermophila encodes:
- the plsX gene encoding phosphate acyltransferase PlsX, with product MVRIAIDAMGGDFGHYPIVEGAIFALKQKKFLPILVGDESKIAPLIPKKYRNKVEIVHCTDVIAMDEHATDALKRRDSSIYVAVDLVRQGKADAVVSAGHSGATMSLATLRIGRIKGISRPAIATFMPTSQKGKQTIVLDVGANIDCDAENLFQFAVMGEAYANKVLGCAKAKVGLLSNGEEATKGNEVTKAAYNLISQLDSFVGNVEGGDIFNGSVDVVVCDGFVGNVLLKTSEGVADTISQYLKSEIKHSPVAIAGALLMKRVFRKLKKQTDYAEYGGAPLLGVKACTIISHGKSNPKAIKNAMFQAIRFVESDVNEAIRARLEALND from the coding sequence ATGGTCCGCATAGCTATTGATGCAATGGGTGGTGACTTTGGTCACTATCCAATTGTAGAAGGGGCTATTTTTGCCCTTAAACAGAAAAAATTTCTTCCAATATTAGTAGGTGACGAATCCAAAATAGCACCTCTCATCCCTAAAAAATATAGAAATAAGGTTGAGATAGTCCATTGTACAGATGTAATTGCAATGGATGAACATGCAACTGATGCATTAAAGCGAAGAGACTCATCTATATATGTTGCAGTAGACTTGGTTCGCCAAGGTAAAGCTGATGCTGTGGTTTCTGCTGGACACAGTGGTGCAACAATGAGTTTAGCTACACTGCGTATTGGTCGTATTAAAGGTATCTCCCGTCCTGCAATAGCAACTTTTATGCCAACTTCCCAAAAGGGAAAACAGACAATAGTCCTTGATGTTGGTGCAAATATAGATTGTGATGCTGAAAACCTTTTTCAATTTGCTGTTATGGGTGAGGCATATGCCAATAAAGTACTTGGTTGTGCAAAAGCTAAAGTTGGTCTTCTTTCAAATGGAGAAGAGGCTACAAAAGGCAATGAAGTAACTAAAGCAGCATATAACCTTATAAGTCAGCTTGACAGTTTTGTAGGAAATGTTGAAGGTGGAGATATCTTTAATGGATCAGTTGATGTTGTTGTATGTGACGGATTTGTCGGAAATGTACTCCTTAAAACAAGTGAAGGTGTAGCTGATACAATAAGCCAATATCTTAAATCTGAGATTAAACACTCTCCAGTAGCGATTGCCGGTGCATTACTAATGAAGCGTGTCTTTAGAAAACTAAAAAAACAGACAGACTATGCAGAGTATGGTGGTGCACCGCTATTAGGTGTAAAAGCGTGTACTATCATTAGTCATGGTAAAAGTAATCCTAAAGCTATTAAAAACGCAATGTTTCAAGCAATTAGATTTGTAGAATCAGATGTAAATGAAGCAATACGTGCACGTCTTGAGGCATTGAACGATTAA
- the rpmF gene encoding 50S ribosomal protein L32 has protein sequence MAVPKRRNSKTRAAKRRTHYKLTLARPVKDQDGTWRMPHRMNKFTGEYKA, from the coding sequence ATGGCAGTACCAAAGAGACGTAACAGTAAAACAAGAGCAGCAAAACGCAGAACTCATTACAAATTGACTCTTGCTAGACCTGTAAAAGATCAAGATGGCACTTGGAGAATGCCACATCGTATGAACAAGTTCACAGGTGAATATAAAGCCTAA
- the ndk gene encoding nucleoside-diphosphate kinase, which produces MEQTLSIIKPDAVKKGVIGKIIDRFESNGLRIAAMKKVQLSEQDAAEFYAVHKERPFFGELVEFMTSGPVVVMVLEGENAVAKNRELMGATNPKEAAPGTIRADFAESIDANAVHGSDSLENAKIEIAFFFAKREIV; this is translated from the coding sequence ATGGAGCAAACGCTTTCTATTATTAAACCTGATGCTGTAAAAAAGGGAGTTATTGGTAAAATCATTGATCGTTTTGAGAGCAATGGTCTTCGGATTGCTGCTATGAAGAAAGTTCAATTGAGCGAGCAAGATGCTGCAGAGTTTTATGCAGTTCATAAAGAGCGCCCTTTCTTTGGAGAGCTTGTAGAATTCATGACAAGTGGTCCTGTAGTTGTTATGGTTCTTGAAGGTGAAAATGCTGTTGCTAAAAACCGTGAACTAATGGGTGCTACTAACCCTAAAGAGGCAGCTCCTGGAACTATTCGTGCAGATTTTGCAGAAAGCATTGATGCAAATGCTGTTCATGGAAGTGACAGTTTAGAGAATGCAAAAATAGAAATTGCATTTTTCTTTGCAAAAAGAGAGATTGTTTAA
- a CDS encoding 4Fe-4S dicluster domain-containing protein, whose product MAVLITDTCINCGACIDECPVEAIVDDEDNPTGEEIYYVYPDKCVECVGYHDEPACATACPTEGCIVWDACVDGTTCRDDISAEARSEHQPVVE is encoded by the coding sequence ATGGCTGTATTGATAACTGATACTTGTATTAACTGTGGTGCTTGCATCGATGAGTGTCCAGTAGAAGCAATCGTAGATGACGAGGATAATCCAACAGGAGAAGAGATTTACTACGTATATCCTGATAAATGTGTTGAGTGTGTAGGATATCATGATGAGCCTGCATGTGCAACTGCTTGTCCAACAGAAGGATGTATCGTATGGGATGCATGTGTTGACGGCACAACATGCCGTGATGATATCTCAGCAGAAGCTCGATCAGAGCATCAACCTGTTGTAGAGTAA
- the metK gene encoding methionine adenosyltransferase translates to MPKKFLFTSESVTEGHPDKMADQISDAILDYIIERDPNARVACETLLSNGFCVIAGELKTTTYAPMQDIAREVVREIGYTDALYGFDYRSAGVLNGIGEQSPDINQGVDQSSGDIGAGDQGLMFGYACKETPTLMPLPIYLAHRLTEGLAKARKDGTLPFLRPDGKAQVTVEYIDGKPHKVKTIVVSTQHDPDVSQEKLKNAIIEELIYKVIPEELIDDNIIYHINPTGRFVIGGPQGDAGLTGRKIIVDTYGGSCPHGGGAFSGKDPTKVDRSGAYAARYVAKNLVAAGVCDKATIQIAYAIGVVEPVSIMVDTHGTGKVPEEEIEKMIMEVFDLTPKGIIDTLDLLRPIYRKTAAYGHFGRELPEFTWEKTDKVEAIRSSLGL, encoded by the coding sequence GTGCCAAAAAAATTTTTATTTACTTCTGAATCAGTAACAGAGGGTCATCCAGATAAAATGGCTGATCAAATCAGTGATGCAATTCTTGATTACATAATAGAACGTGATCCAAATGCCCGAGTTGCATGTGAAACTCTGCTTTCAAATGGTTTTTGTGTAATTGCAGGAGAGCTTAAAACAACAACATATGCACCAATGCAAGATATTGCCAGAGAAGTTGTGCGTGAAATCGGATATACTGATGCGCTTTATGGTTTTGACTATCGATCTGCAGGTGTATTAAATGGAATAGGAGAACAATCACCTGACATTAACCAAGGAGTTGATCAAAGCAGTGGCGATATCGGAGCTGGTGATCAAGGTTTAATGTTTGGTTATGCATGTAAAGAGACACCAACATTGATGCCTTTGCCAATCTATCTGGCACATCGCTTAACAGAAGGTTTAGCTAAAGCAAGAAAAGATGGAACACTTCCATTTTTAAGACCAGATGGAAAAGCACAGGTGACAGTAGAGTATATTGATGGAAAGCCTCATAAAGTTAAAACAATTGTAGTTTCTACGCAGCATGATCCTGATGTTTCACAAGAGAAACTTAAAAATGCTATTATTGAAGAGCTTATATATAAAGTTATTCCAGAAGAGTTGATAGATGATAACATCATTTATCACATCAATCCAACTGGAAGATTTGTAATTGGCGGTCCACAAGGTGATGCCGGTTTAACAGGTCGAAAAATTATTGTTGACACTTATGGTGGAAGCTGTCCTCATGGTGGTGGAGCATTCAGTGGAAAAGACCCGACAAAAGTTGATAGAAGTGGAGCATATGCTGCTAGATATGTAGCTAAAAACCTTGTTGCAGCTGGTGTTTGCGACAAGGCAACTATTCAAATAGCATATGCAATTGGAGTTGTTGAACCAGTTTCCATTATGGTTGATACGCACGGAACAGGTAAAGTTCCAGAAGAAGAGATTGAAAAGATGATTATGGAAGTTTTTGACTTAACTCCAAAAGGAATTATCGATACATTGGATTTGTTAAGACCAATTTATCGTAAAACTGCAGCATATGGACACTTTGGACGAGAACTTCCTGAGTTTACGTGGGAAAAAACGGATAAAGTTGAAGCAATTCGAAGCTCTCTTGGATTGTAA